Below is a genomic region from Accipiter gentilis chromosome 11, bAccGen1.1, whole genome shotgun sequence.
aatatttcagtaccCTTaggatgttgaaaccagcatggtctgcttgctaggaactagcatgttcctgaatgttgttcaggtcttgtttagggttaaacaactatttaagagtatcacccagagatctgccctgaggctgcataattatgagtggcagggtgtgtgggatagtatgggcaagtacctaggacaGTGGGCACTCCATTGTTCTGGAACTTTActcctgaacaagtgcaggatcctgaaaaactagtaaaatatttgcaaaaagtaTGATGTCACCCTGGAAATTACAGAGggacacaaatcactgcaacatgctggggcctagTGCATGCCTGtcaagccctgttcaacaccactcactaccctcaaggggaagagaacgtctctggatctaacaacaaggtGACAGGCACCACAGCCCCTCCAACCCTGGTGACAGGCACTACAGCTGAACCAGTGAACCAACCCGTACCAGTATtggttgcccccatacagaagaaatatacaaaaaaaatcagttcacttagcaaaggatgaagatgagccagggtcatcatgagaacaggaggaagaggcagaagcagaggtaatcacccgatccttatccctgagtgagctgtgaGATACACGAAAATATTTCAGccatccaggtgagcacattatcacctggctgctcccatgctgggacaatggggctagtagcctggaattagaaggtagggaagccaaaaAGCTGGGATCGCTttccagggaaggtggcattgacaaggcaattggaaaagggacacaaccCCTCAGCCTCTGGATGCGACTCCtgtcaagcatgaaggaaaagtaccccttcaaggaagatgttatgtGTCAACCAgacaagtggaccaccatggagagaggtatccaatatctgagggaattagctgtgctagagatgatttattatgacccagacaacacacaattacccaaagatccagacaaagtccagtGCACACTAcgcatgtggcagaagtttgtacagagcacACCATCGTCGTATGCCAGCCCACTGGCAATACtgacctggaaggatgaagaggcaccaatgACAGATGAAATCAGATGAAATGGTTTGCCAGCtccagcaatacaaagaaaatctctcttcctccctacaagcctgcatctcagctgtggagaagctgtgcCGGGTTTTCCAGTAATTCAAAGAGggtatgtcctactccccacctgtatggaccagtatctcagctattagggGTAAGCATTTCTCTGCccgagagagaatatagaaggtacacaccacaaGGTGCTCTGTGGTTTATTCTGTTAATTTAATATTACACATTATAATAATTACCTTACACAGGAAGACTGCTGAGATTTTTTGACTCCAAATGGTGAAAGAGTATCTGGGGCAAGTAATCTCAAAATTAGATAGTAGAACCAGCCCAGCCTTTGACTACTTACCCAAATAAAATACTGGATGCTAGAGTTTTCTTGCAATCCAAACGACATGAAAGTACAAGTTATAAGGTCTAGGGTTccataaaagaaaagcaatgcGTAGTCTGCATCATCACAAGGATTTACATTGGGAGGCCAGAGTCACAGCTGTGGTTGCCTGTAAAGGGAAGGGTAACAAAACTGGGAACTGGTCCCCATAGCTGCTGTAAGGAACACATCCTGCTTCCCTTCATCACTTTCTAAACTTCTGTTAACTGTTGCTTTGCATTGCTTTGTACCACTTCATCTGCTATTTATCCACACATCTATGTGGCTTTTGCATATTTGTCAGTTTAGTTTCAACTAGTCAGCAGTCCTTCAGGAAAGGGGAACTATTacagataggattttttttccacaaaatatgcaaaataatgaTGTTTATTTTAGAATCTTTTGGGCACCCTTGCTCAATCTCTATAAAATCTACCATGTGTATTTGAGATGTAATATAATTGGGAAATGCTAAATTAAATAGTGTTTTTAATACATTAAACTCATAagtctttattaaaagaaaaaaacttctttatCTTCcaacagtaatattttctttatacTGTTATTTATACAAATCTGTGGTAACCCCTCTTTACGCAGGGGAGCTTTTTATACAGTTCAGTAACTTACTATCTAATGTTTTCATTCTTTGCAATTTTAGGATCCATGAGGACTTAAAAAGAACAGTTGACCTGTGTCAAAAAGCTGAAGCAACTGGAGTTTCATGGATTACAGTACACGGGAGAAGTGTAGAAGAAAGACATCAGCCTGTACATTAtgatgcaattaaaataattaaacaaagcATGTCTATACCTATTGTGGCTAATGGAGAcattaaaactttaaaagatgctgaaaatGTTCATCACTTGACAGGAGCAGATGGTAAGATTAAACATCCTATTTTCTAAGTAAACTTACAAATCAGAtttcaaagtatttattttgGCTCTAAGTAGGACATGATTTGAGTGCTTTTCACTCTTTGAGGAGTCAAATGAAAGAGGATGTTTTAGATGCCTTATAAACTCAATCACTTGTAATCATCAGAGCACTAGAGCACTGTTATTCAAAGCCATAAATAACGATTTCCGAGGGAAATTACAAAAGCTCTTTGCTTAATTATGCTATCTCATCACTCAGTAGTGGAGTTCAGGGGGACCTTCAGACATTCATTCTGTCTCTATGGAGCTGCTCATCTTTAAAGAACTGTAAGCTTCCACTTGGAAATCTCTACTTCCTACACATTGGAGCAGATTTCTTATTATAAGAATATGGTGTAAAAAGGAAGTATTGTTAAGCCAGATACTTAACAGTTAAGATGGTTAGCTTCAAGGACACAGTGAGGCATTGCACTCTCAGATCTGTATGTTTTTACCTTGTCTTATACTTCAATGGTAAAATTTTGGGGTAAAGGATTGCCCTGCAGTTATTTAGTCACAATAGATTCCTACAACTGTCTATGGTTTCAAGACGATATGGAAATTCAGTATATATTTTGAAGAGGTAATCTGTATCTACACACTTTGGATCTTACAGCTGGAGAATACAAGACAGAGAACAGTAGCTAGTGTCATAAGAAAAAGTTCATGTGGCAGGTTTCTTTTGATACTATTGATGTttaatagcaacaacaaaaactagTTGAACCAAACTGCCATGCTGCTACAGTGACTTCCCCCCCAAATACAAAGCAGGAAGGAAATATATAACAGAAAAGAATGTTCTTATAGCCCAGCTGACCATCTTCAGTAGCAAAAATAGAatgcatcattttttttctgtcatgtacAATAGCGAAAGAAATTTGTCATATTTGATCATCCTACTTTTTAAGAAGAGACTAAGTGCAATAGATTATATGTTGACAGTGCAGGAAAACAGAATCCCTTAATTGCAGAAAAATTACAATAGAACTTCTGTGGGTTTATCTGACAATTTGGGATTATAGTTGGAAATACACTGGCTTGTTTAGAAATATTTACTGCAGACAAAGAGCCTTGAGATTTATATATTTGAGACATCGAGCCGTTACTGGAAGAAAGATTCTAGGTTAGTGAATCAGCTGAGTTGCACTAAAAATTACTAAATTTAGCATATTGCTACTCTTATGTCTTTCCATcataattttatgttaaaaagaCAGGTTTGTATGTGTgtagcaaacaaaaacaaaatactaTTGAACTGCAGTTTAAAAAGTAGTGAAGAAAGGCTTCTGTGTTTCACTTGAAAATTTCTGGAAGGATACATCATCAAGTAGAATGTGTTGACAGGTGTTGTAGGTAGTCTGAGGTTTGGATTGTTAAATGGATTTCTCTGGTATAGCTATAATACTCATCCCTGTTGCTCTTCCCATTACTTGTCTGTAAGCTTTGGGTGGTTGTCCTGAGGGGTGCTCTATAAAACCTACAGGAAGatttaatgtaaaatttaaaCTATAACGTAACTTACTGCTTGAATTTCCAATTTGAAGGTATAATGGTGGCTAGAGGACTCTTAGCAAATCCGGCTATGTTTGCAGGATATGAAGAGACACCTTTGAAGTGCATCCAGGACTGGGTTGACATTGCTCTTGAGCATGGAACTCCTTTTACATGTTTTCACCATCACTTAATGTACATGATGGAACGGATAacttcaaaacaagaaaagaaagtttttaatgttttatcaAGTACCTCAGCAGTACTAGATTATCTGAATGACCGTTACGGTGTGTGATAACTGAAAGTATTTTAGTTCTGTGTAAACCTTTATTTTGCAATTGTCGATACATTGTTAAAGTTTTAATTGGGTTCCTACTTTTTAGTCACATTCATATATTGCATAAGTATTTTCAACACAGCATAACATATGATCAGGGTGATACTTtgtatttttagtgtttttatGTCAGCATTTTTCACTCCAGAAAATATTCCAGATTCCACAAATGTGGAATTCTGTTTACGATGCACTACTACACAGAGGATTGATTGTTGTAGGACTccagtaatttaatttattttctcaccAGACAATTGCTTACAGCAATATGTTTGCAAAACTAAGGCCTTTCTTAACATGAAGCTTCCTAAAATCAGAAGGACTAGTTGTAAATAATACCAAGAATTTCAGACCAAAAGAATACAAAGGGAGCAATTATGGAAGTTTTTGCTTTAACTGACATAAGCTGTACTTTGAGTAGATTTGAGTAGATTTTTCAAGCTTAAAGACTGTGAGGCCTTGAAGCCCAGCATAGTAGCCTCTTCTAAATGAGAAGTTCCTTTTACAGACTCAAACTTTCTAAACTTAGAACTTGGAAAAATTCCACACTTCATATAGTGCAAGAAACCTGGAATAGATAAGTGATGACGGAAAGAATGAAAGAGTAAAATGAAGAGATAGTTTAAACTAAGTACGAACTTAGCTGAATCTAAAATACAAGACTTGAAAGTTCAATCTAACTACATTCAGTTTTGTTTATCTACTGTATAATAATTATACAAAAGATTAAATCCCTGTCACCTCCCAAAACAGAACTTTATAGGTCAAAGAAAAGCTGACAGATTCTCCCAGTGGGGCTCTTGCAGTCCTTTCTGCCTGCTGGCATGTTGCTTATCGAAGCACAACAGACACTTGGCTTTGAATGTTTGTATAGGAGGGAAATAGTGAAAATTAGAACAAGATAATAACATTACACACCAGCTGCATTTGTTCTGCCAGGGAAATTTCACAAATCTGCAGTACAATTATTTGTaatcaaataatttgttttctttatatgttTACACAGAAATTCATACCAGAAATTGCTTAGTTTTCTGACTCTGATACTTGTATGAATATACAAGTGAATAGTTctaaattttctaaataaattactttaatttgTATACAGTTGTActttttttattacatgaaaaCCTGGGGGAGGGGAGGTTGCTTTTGATGCTAGTCCCCAAATCTTTCAATCATTTAGATATCTAAAATCtcacaatttttttaatgcaatggcATGAAAGACTTGTTCATTTTTCATAGTGAATATGTCTGATTTAGGCATACAAACAAAAGTTTGAAATGCATGACATGAGCCATCAAGTCTAGTTCACTATTTAAGACAGCAAAGTTATGTAACTCTTCTGATATGGTTACCTTCCTGATGTGTTAACAAATGGAAAACTACAGACATGCTTTGCTATCCTAGGCTAATTGAGACAATCTCTACAACCTTTTTTGGTGGGATAGGTTCTCCATTCCTTCAGACAATTGACTCTTCTGGATTGTAACATTTTCTTCACATTGGATGAGCACAATTATGTATAGCATTCCAGGTAAAACCCCAGCAATGTCTTCTGCAGTTAATACTTCTCTTTCTAATGCCTTACTTATCCTCAACTAATATTCATCATGTAATTTATGAGCTCCCAGTTTTACAGCAAAAGTTCTTACTTCCCAACTGCATGACACTGTATTTTGTACTGCTGAATTTAAAAAGTCTCAAGCTCATCCAACTACAGTGCAATACTCAGTTCTCCTTAGTTCTGAAAATGcctccagccttctgcatcaaaattaaaaagtaaaactatACAACTGAATTGTAGAAGAAGAGGATTCCTCACAGTATTAACCAAGCCCTGTGTTAGCATTTTCTTAAGGTTTTTATGATTTGGCAAGCAACTATTGTTTGCTGTGAACTGTCCTATAAGCGacaaagaggagagaagaaagagttaTTTATTATAATCAAATAACACAAATGCAAggtgcttttggggttttttttctggtaataGTGGGGAAATTGAATTTTAGAGGACTTCAGATACCTTGACCTATTTAGGAACTGAATACTTGATGATTTTGAAGGCAGCAGTTGTTGTGCCTGTGTGAGATCAATCATAGAGATTTCTGCCTGAAGTACAAGACCTCGGTTGCTGTTAATATCGCTAGTAATTAAGGAGTGCTTGATCTGGCCAATTACGCATCATAAAAGTCAATGGAAGTTTATCATCCCTTTTTGAGGGTGAAATGAATTGTACCCGTCTTCCTTTGTGAATTTGTATGCATCTGAATACGCTTCACTGTGTTGGCATAGAATAAACTTCAAAATTGGAGTCATAAAGCCATACTCTGAACAGCCATACTATTCAAATATACATCGATTGGGAGTAAAGATGGGAGTTACTTAACTCTCAGTGTTGTTTTAGAATATGGTCGTATTTCTCATTATAAGCCATCTGAATATGGGAAAATACGCATCTGCAGTTTAAAGCCActgtcatgtcccaatttctcaggacaatgactcaggtttgctgattcccaggtcaggattaaggtgaaacaacaccagagatcctttaactcacaaaactcacttttatttgctcacaagaaTAGGCATGCTCACTACAAAAAATTggcatgctcacaacaaaaattggcatgaaatgatgtcagtaaaccatgtaacgtgtgctaaccatgcatcaccaaacatatcctacaagccttgcttatctGGTGATCACTTCAGGGAAGACCATAAGGcaagccctcccgttgagtcaggaggttcagagctgacccccttgctttctagactccttctcagagaggagctagggggtggctggatccactcctcaTCCCAggcttggtcaatggtttatgtctaaagggatgaggtgtagggattatggaaaagggaaagagagggaaagagcaagatttcactggtcctgggtccagcgttggttcagtcagctgaggggtccgattctggtgggcttgcacacccagggcttcagtttgtgtccttttatcattcctgcccctccttcgggcaggcattaggctaattaggtgtcatgagcggtttgtgagcctttgggcttggggcttgtttggggagtaacttccccttccctgcatggtgagccgtcctgctcagcacatcagaaccaggagctgcgcaccctccggtccgccctctcctgttgctgaggggtgctgatcggcttcttctcacctgtggttccttgctaggcagagttagtcgttaagcagaacttgccccaccacaatgtttgagacattaactctttcagtctctcacagccaCTAGATATATTCCTTTCCTTCCCTGTGTATGTTACTTGTAACATCACCAAGTATGCAGTCCTTCTATTTTCcagttttcaaatttttaaaagttattctgCAAGTAACATAAGatacaaagctttttttcctattttaggtCCTTTGCCTCCTGTAACTGATGCAGCTCTTCATGTTAAGCCACCCTGCACAACACCACCATATTCTCATAATACCTGTACTTTCTTGCAACTTTTACCCCGTGGCAGTAACCCCAGCTTGCTCAAGCAGCCTGTACAATCCCATTTCCTCTATTCCCTACTGTTATGTTGTTCCTTAGGACTCTTCTCTATCTTCAGTTGATGGTTGGGCAAATTCAGTGTGTGATGACAAGATAGCTGTCATACAAGCCAAACTAGAATGGAACAAGATTgaactttttctttcagcagagaATTAGTCGGATTTCTGTCCTCTAACCAGCTGCAAATACACAGGCATTTCATAATTCAATTTCTGAATACTTTGTCACCTTACTGGTGAGAGAGGAAGGTATTTCTTTTAACTGTAATGTTTTAAGGTTCGTGAGGTTTTTTCCTAAAGCAGCCAGCCATTATATATATTGTGTGGTGTCGTATTTATCACACTGTGGTTTACTATAAGATAGGTAGCCTTAGATCAACAACACAGACTTCTACAGCTTCAGTTAGAATACCTTCCAGGAGTGGC
It encodes:
- the DUS4L gene encoding tRNA-dihydrouridine(20a/20b) synthase [NAD(P)+]-like isoform X1, yielding MIGDIVETKRCQLKDPMDLFHSGQVVKICAPMVRYSKLAFRTLVRKYSCDLCYTPMIIAADFVRSAKARDSEFTTNKGDHPLIVQFAAKEAQVLCDAARIVCPFADGIDLNCGCPQRWAMAEGYGACLINKPELVQDMVRHVRNQIDNPRFSVSIKIRIHEDLKRTVDLCQKAEATGVSWITVHGRSVEERHQPVHYDAIKIIKQSMSIPIVANGDIKTLKDAENVHHLTGADGIMVARGLLANPAMFAGYEETPLKCIQDWVDIALEHGTPFTCFHHHLMYMMERITSKQEKKVFNVLSSTSAVLDYLNDRYGV